A region of the Streptococcus oralis Uo5 genome:
TGAAGATCCTGACTTTGATAATTTAGTCTTGCCTAAACTGGTGCTGCAACCCCTTGTAGAAAATGCCCTTTATCACGGTATCAAGGAGAAAGATGGACAGGGACATATTAAAGTTTCCGTCCAGAAAAAGGATTCAGGGCTTGTCATCCGCATTGAGGATGATGGTGTTGGTTTCCAAGCCGCTGGCGATAGTAGTCAAAGTCAGCTCAAACGTGGGGGAGTTGGTCTTCAAAATGTCAACCAACGACTCAAACTTCATTTTGGAGACAATTACCAGATGAAGATCAATTCTGCACCCGAAAAAGGGACGACAGTTGAAATATGCATCAATAAAATTGAAACTAGCTAACTCCCAGTTCACTCTGGGAGTTTTACTTTTAAAAATCAGAATGATTAGTTGGCCTTGATAAAATCAGTAAAAAAAGATATGATAGATAGTGACAAAAGAGGTATCAAGTATGAAGGAAAAAGACATTCAAAAAGCAACAAGCCAGATTGTAGAAGATGTAATAGACAAGGCCAATTTGAAGCAAGGAGCTATCTTTGTTTTGGGCCTTTCTTCTAGTGAGGTGATGGGTGGTCAGATTGGCAAGAAATCCAGTCAAGAAATTGGGGAAATCATCGTGAAAACCATCCTAGATATCCTAGAGGAAAAAGGAATTCATCTAGCTGTTCAAGGTTGTGAACATGTTAATCGTGCCCTCGTCGTTGAACGTCAGCTGGCAGAGCAGTTTGGTCTGGAAGTCGTTAGCGTCCTTCCGACTCTTCATGCAGGAGGTTCAGGTCAGTTGGCAGCCTTCAAGTTTATGCAGGATCCAGTTGAGGTCGAATTTATCAAGGCCCATGCTGGATTGGATATCGGAGATACTGCGATTGGCATGCATGTCAAGCATGTTCAGGTTCCGATTCGCCCCGTACTGCGTGAAATTGGGCATGCCCATGTAACGGCTCTAGTTAGTCGTCCAAAATTAATCGGAGGTGCGCGTGCGCATTATCCGCAAGATTCTATTAGAAAGTCGTAAAATCATTCTGTAGCAACAGAAGAAAAGCAAAAGACA
Encoded here:
- a CDS encoding TIGR01440 family protein yields the protein MKEKDIQKATSQIVEDVIDKANLKQGAIFVLGLSSSEVMGGQIGKKSSQEIGEIIVKTILDILEEKGIHLAVQGCEHVNRALVVERQLAEQFGLEVVSVLPTLHAGGSGQLAAFKFMQDPVEVEFIKAHAGLDIGDTAIGMHVKHVQVPIRPVLREIGHAHVTALVSRPKLIGGARAHYPQDSIRKS